Proteins found in one Sorghum bicolor cultivar BTx623 chromosome 1, Sorghum_bicolor_NCBIv3, whole genome shotgun sequence genomic segment:
- the LOC8063185 gene encoding uncharacterized protein LOC8063185, whose translation MYVQLYKNKARPFLKKKKLLLSSVLSNHGDHRPPTSTFQSFVATYTHKALASTKIKALASTMHQRLRQRRLGSVLSRFLRLVSSTPSPPLQVQAMANDGSSPRARGGGNGTGTGRRCCGGGTHLTCVDLLVFLLAAALCSASYCLGIWHNSRGAADSRVLLGPSACEDDADKPLDFETHHAAEDAGLSVSSTVAAAAAKTTTSSTRRALRGGGGAADGSTARRGVAAWAEAGAGGRSLRFTDAVQA comes from the coding sequence TCATCAGTCCTGAGCAACCATGGAGACCATCGACCCCCAACTTCGACGTTCCAGAGCTTCGTTGCAACCTACACACATAAAGCTTTGGCCTCCACAAAAATAAAAGCTTTGGCCTCGACTATGCACCAGAGGCTTCGTCAAAGGCGACTGGGGTCAGTTCTCTCCCGTTTCCTCCGCCTCGTGTCCTCCACACCCTCGCCGCCGCTCCAGGTCCAGGCCATGGCGAACGACGGATCGTCGCCGAGAGCGCGCGGCGGTGGCaacggcaccggcaccggcaggaGGTGCTGCGGCGGCGGGACCCACCTCACGTGCGTGGACCTCCTGGTATTCCTCCTCGCCGCGGCGCTCTGCTCCGCGTCCTACTGCCTGGGGATATGGCACAACAGCCGCGGCGCCGCGGACAGCAGGGTCCTGCTGGGGCCGAGCGCCTGCGAGGACGACGCCGACAAGCCGCTCGACTTCGAGACGCACCACGCCGCCGAGGACGCAGGGCTCTCCGTGTCGTctacggtggcggcggcggcggcgaagacgACGACGAGCAGCACGCGGCGGGCgttgcgcggcggcggcggcgccgcggacGGCAGCACGGCGCGCCGCGGCGTGGCCGCCTGGGCGgaggccggcgccggcggtCGAAGCCTCCGGTTCACGGACGCCGTCCAAGCGTAG
- the LOC8062895 gene encoding RHOMBOID-like protein 2, whose translation MGRAGTVWSQSAFRCRVPEPIEPCSAAASAPTSWVTATSAPELPPALPTIHAPETTHVTAEKPRSEPQTPPTTGRHPPGAAVYILAPPPPFARLHYIPSPPPPPRHSRFNTPHRTRTAPAAARYDHHQSTAMAAARYDVEKGGRNGEGKQRYSPQAEHLYPPQRDGEREWVPWFVPLVAAVNIVLFAVAMYVNNCPAHASRRGGGGAGACVARGFLHRFSFQPLSENPLLGPSSATLQKLGALVWDKVVQEHQGWRLVTCIWLHAGVAHLLANMVSLVLIGLRLEQQFGYVRIGIIYLVSGVGGSVLSSLFVRNTISVGASGALFGLLGAMLSELFTNWTIYSNKAAALVTLLIVIAINLAIGILPHVDNFAHIGGFLTGFLLGFVFLMRPHYGWMQRYVLPSDVKYTSKKYLAYQWALLAVASVLAVVGFAVGLGMLFRGVNANDHCGWCHYLSCVPTSRWSCGK comes from the exons ATGGGTCGCGCGGGTACGGTGTGGTCGCAAAGCGCGTTCCGGTGCCGCGTACCCGAACCGATCGAACCGTGCAGTGCAGCCGCGTCCGCGCCGACAAGTTGGGTCACGGCCACCTCTGCGCCTGAGCTTCCGCCCGCCCTGCCAACCATACACGCGCCGGAAACAACGCACGTAACCGCCGAGAAGCCGAGGTCCGAACCGCAAACGCCGCCCACCACCGGCCGGCATCCGCCAGGTGCGGCCGTTTATATACTCGCACCACCACCGCCCTTTGCACGTCTCCACTACATCCCATCCCCACCACCGCCACCTCGTCACAGCCGCTTCAACACACCACACCGCACGCGAACCGCACCGGCCGCCGCGCGCTACGACCACCACCAGTCCACGGCCATGGCCGCCGCGCGCTACGACGTGGAGAAGGGCGGGAGGAACGGGGAGGGGAAGCAGCGCTACTCGCCGCAGGCGGAGCACCTGTACCCGCCGCAGCGGGATGGGGAGAGGGAGTGGGTGCCGTGGTTCGTGCCGCTCGTCGCGGCCGTCAACATCGTGCTGTTCGCCGTGGCGATGTACGTCAACAACTGCCCCGCCCACGCCtctcgccgcggcggcggcggcgccggcgcctgcGTCGCCCGCGGGTTCCTCCACCGCTTCTCCTTCCAGCCGCTCAGCGAGAACCCGCTCCTCGGCCCCTCGTCGGCCAC GCTGCAGAAGCTGGGGGCACTTGTATGGGACAAAGTCGTGCAGGAGCACCAGGGATGGAGGCTCGTCACCTGCATCTGGCTGCACGCCGGTGTTGCCCACCTTCTAGCCAACATGGTCAGCCTCGTGCTCATCGGACTCAGGCTCGAGCAACAGTTTGGATACG TGAGAATTGGCATCATCTACCTTGTTTCTGGCGTCGGAGGCAGCGTGCTGTCATCGCTCTTCGTCAGGAACACCATCTCCGTCGGCGCTTCTGGAGCTCTGTTCGGACTCCTTGGCGCCATGCTGTCGGAGCTCTTCACCAACTGGACCATTTACTCAAACAAG GCCGCAGCCCTGGTAACGCTGCTGATCGTCATCGCCATCAACCTCGCCATCGGCATCCTCCCGCACGTCGACAACTTCGCGCACATCGGAGGGTTCCTCACCGGCTTCCTCCTGGGGTTCGTCTTCCTGATGCGCCCGCACTACGGGTGGATGCAGCGCTACGTCCTGCCCTCCGACGTCAAGTACACCAGCAAGAAGTACCTGGCCTATCAGTGGGCTCTGCTGGCCGTGGCTTCGGTCCTCGCTGTCGTCGG GTTCGCCGTTGGGCTGGGGATGCTTTTCAGAGGAGTGAACGCGAATGATCACTGTGGGTGGTGCCACTACCTCAGCTGCGTTccgacctcgagatggagctgTGGGAAGTGA